TATTCTGAGAATTTGATATTTGATCTAAACCATTCACATTTCCTTGCCCATTGGATATGTTGGTATTATGTTGCGATACATTCAAATTAGAATTCAACTGCAAGTTACAGTTGATttgattttgtatattatttgatcCCGGGTTTGAGTTCAAAACCATATGTGGTACCGAgtgattggacattggaatcTGGTAAATTTTTCCTCCTTGTAATGACAAATTCATCATATTATTAGGaagatgtattatatttccatTATTCAAAGATCCGTTAGAATTATCTGGTACTGATGTTGATATTTTATGAACATTACAATTTCCTTGATGCAAGTTTATTTGCTTATCAGAAGATGCCATTTGTTGATTAGAAATctgcaatatattattttctccGGAATCTTTATTTAGAGCGTTTGATAATTGTaggtttatattattcgactgAATCGGTTGATTAATCGAAGTTGACATTAAATACGAATTTCCAATAGATGATGACGAAGGAacagtaaaattattttgcatcATTGAAGAGGTTTGTGAAGAATGTGGAGATTGGCACATATTTATGGTATTATTTCCATTGATATTTGAGCCTGAGAATTGATTGCTCTTTGTCGAAATTGATGTTTCACTATATATTGGTTGGCCATACGTGGAAGTGAAATTTCTGGAACTATTGATTGTATTGGTGTTCGAAATGATAGAGCCGTTACTTGCTGAAGATTTATGAATtatattgatttgattttcacTCGAATCTACACTCAAAACTGTATTCTTCATATTACCATCAGACGATGTCGGTATAAAGTTTTGATTCGGTTTCCAGCATTGTGGTGAAATATTTGTTCTCATCGAATTTTGAGAATTCATTGGTTGGTGAATGTGAACAGTATTCGGTTCTTGGAAATGTACATTACAATTATCTTGCATATTCGAGGAATTGTTAAACTGAGAAATGGACGAATGCATCTTGGGTACATTATTAGTAATTCCAGAATTCGACGTCATCGGCTGATTAATATGTACCGTTATATTGTCAGAAGACATATTGCCCTGAGATGTATTAACCGAAATAGGCATATTTCCAGGATGAATAATATTCGTTTGCAAAGGTTGCAAGCTGATTCCTGGTTTTCCTTGAGATACAGAAATATTTCTGGGTAAGCCTTGCAAAGACAAAGTGTTTCCAGATTGAGGTGACGATATACTAAATATGGGTTGGTTCGGTTGAATAGACAGCGTCTTCGTTCCGTGTCTATGAATTGAAGGCATATTTTGTTTTTCCATAGCTGGTTGTATCGTAATATTAGGACCGTTGATATTCTTGGGATTCTTCTGCATTTGCACTGATCCATTCGGTTGAATCGATATATTCCCATTTTGTAACGGTTGTGTGGTTATCAATGGTTGAGAATTGACACTATTCGGCTGCGACACAATTATATTATCTTGAGGTACATTATTGACGACAACATATCCAGCAGGCATTTCAACGATTGGCTCGATTTTACTCGCTTGAAACACTTGAGTGGTCGTTGCTGAAAAACTGCTATTCTGTGCGAGCACACCCTGCATTGCCGTAGAAACAAATTGTTGCGAGGACATAACAGTATTTTGAACGATCGTTTCCAAGCCATAGTACATAGGTTGTGGGGTGGTCAGATACATGCAACCAGACGAATCCGTAACCATTTCCAATGTTGGAGTGGATCCAAGCAAAACTTGATCATTGCAAAATTGTAATCCTTGTGGCAGAATAGTCCCTTGGGGGAGAATCGTTGTGCCAGGTTGTTGGGAAATAATGGTATTGCCTTGTGTCTGCAGAACAGGTTGAGGAATTATGCCCTGTGAATTGTTCATGTTATTATGAGGTACAATTGTAGCTCCTTGGGATTGCATTCCAGTAGGATTAAGCAGCTGTGTTCCTTGTGACTGGATATTTCCTTGGGTCAGTCCTTGGATTGTAGTGCCTTGAGGTAGTATAGTAGTAGCGCCACCTTGGGTTTGAATTGTAGCTTGAGGTATTAACGTTGCACCATTCTGGGTTTGAATAGATCCCTGAGGAAGTATGGGAGTAACACCTTGAGTTTGTAAGTTTCCTTGGGACGAAAGTGTCATTCCTTGAGATTGCAATGAGTTCTGGGGAATTATACCCACACCATTTTGCGGAAGGAATATGGGAATACTACCACTTGGTACAGCTACCAAACCGCCAGATTCGGTTTGTTGTATTTGGAAAGTTTGGGGTAACATCCCACCTTGAGATATATAATGGGCAGGTGTGGCCTTGAAATCACCCTGAGGCGTTATTGTGGCTATGTAGGATCCGTGGGGTTGTTGCAGAGCTTCAACATATGACATCATGTTTGGATTTGCAACTTGTTGTAGAAAGATAGATGGTTGGTTTGTTCCATTGTTTTGAAATTGTAAAACGGTACCATTCGCACTGATAGTAGCTGGACCTGTCattttttcttgtttattttgtcttttcGTAGATGGAGCTTTATTGACAGTTCTTCCTCTCCCTCTAGTAGCTTGAAATATGGGCTTTGGTTGTACTTGCTGTAACTTTTTAGGAGACTTTTGATTCACTTGCGGTAAAAGTATTTGATTTTTCTGATGCATGCCTGGAGATGTTATTCGGGTAACATTGGGAGATGGCATTAAAATCGTCGATGTGCCCTGCATAGGTAAAGAAGGTCGCACAAATGTATTAATCGTTTGATTATGATGTGAAGGTGTAAGTCCTTGCAACGAATTGAAAGGTACGGATATAGTTTGATTGCTTGGAATACTAGAAAAAGTTTGCATTATAGGCGTCTTGGTCTGAATATTTTGTATCATATTTTGCTGGGGGTTTGAAATAGTCAGCACTTGATTGGGATTAGATGAAAATACAGTTTGAATGTTTCCAGATGACGGCAGCATGTGTGCAATTGTCGAATTGGACGGTTGAATTGTATGCAAACCTCCATTCGGTTTGACGCAAATGCTATATGGCAAGTTGTTCTGATTCTGATTGATTCCACTTTTAAGTCCATTAGGAGTTATATTTCTTGGAGGATTTACGGGTAAATTAGTTACCATGATTTGAGGTTGAGACATAATTCCTTGTCCCAATGTAATTTTGGGCGCATCTTGCATATAAGGGTTTTTGATGGTGATTGAATTTGCCATATCTTGAGAACAGTTTAGTAACTCATGTCCGTTTGATTTCATAGGACTAGGTGGACCCGGAGATTGTGTTTCAACAATAGTTCCATTGATTGTAATCTGACGTGTATTAACTGAGGTTCTTCTGGTACCGACGAGAGCTGGCTTTGCAATATTATATTGGTCCGAAGAGTCATACATCTGATTCTGTTGATTTAAATACGTCGGAGTGACAAATGAAGGGTTGAACGCATTTTGGAGAGTAGTAAGAGTCCTGGACTCGGGTGACTTGGGAGTTTCACCTTCACTTTCGCTAGTCGACATCATATCGCAAGTGGGAAGATGTCGGTTGTAAGAATCTTTAGTTCTGTATGTACAGTGGCACCTGTCACACTTGACTGTCTGTTCCATATTGCCAGCTCTAAGAACATTATCATCCAATGAAGATCGTATCAACATTTCACCAACCGGAGTGACATTGACACCGGCTGCAGATATTGTCATGGTGTAAGTATTGTTATCAATATTGGGTCTGAAAAATATTCCAGTGTTTTGATCACGAGGAGGTGAACCACCTTCGCTACAACTactcgatgaaatatcatctgcGCCGTCTAGCTGAGGTATAGGTTTGTATTCAATTTCATGAATCGGAGTATCAAATGAAGAGTTAGAATCGCTACTATAGCCTGAAAAATTGTCAGCTCCATCAAGTTGAGATATAGGACTACATGGGGcaattttcgtataaaaatcaataaccTGTTCAGGTGGATTGGGCTTATTGGTTTTACTTGACGAGCATAGTTCATTAATGCTGGAAACGCCGGTCGAATTTGAATTATCGTCTTTTACAAACTTAGATTGCCATTGAGATTTAATTTCCGTCGACAATTCTTCTATTTTTGATCTTGATGAGTTGATACTACCGTCTGCAGTTCCATCTACTATCATGACAACATTTCCACTTGAATCTGGTCGTGTGATCAGACCCGGCCTGGGAAGTTTACATCTTTTAAATGTCGAAGACAATGCAGAATCTAGTTTGCAACTCCACGTTAAACTACAAGATCTTTGATTGCGATTGGCAgctagatttttaaaatttgcaccCTGTAACATGAGTTCTGATTTACTTCTTTTCAATTCTCTGATATCACTTTGATTGTTAATGATATCATCTAGCATATCCGATGAAGATTTCCCTTCAGATGTTTGTTGTTGATCAGCATTAATGTTTGATAAATAAAAGCCTTTCTTTAATTTTTCATGTAAAATTTGTGGATAATCTTCTGATGATTTCAAAACATTGTCGTCAGAATTTTCTAAACTTTTCATTTCACCAATTTCATTCTTCATATCCATTAAATCTTCGTATGACATTAACTTTGGGAAAATATCTTGCATTGAAATTCCATCAAGTAAATCGTGATTCAAATCTTCAAAGATAGCATCTTTTAATTCAGGTGGAAGCAGATCTGCAGTATTTTGTGGCTCTTCTTCTGGTGTGTCATCGTTCGGATCTTGTTTGCATACATAATCAAGCATATATTCCACAACTTGTTTTACAGCATAATCTTCTAATGTCACATTTGCATTATTGCCAAACTTGATTGGTGACTTATCCTTCTTAGACGTCATCAACGTGTGACCGTTTGTTTCGAGTGATTTATGCCACGAATCGATTTCTGCTAATATTCTATCGACCGTAGTGGGCTTCATAGAATGATCCAATGTTATGTTAACTCCTAAATCATAAGCTGGACTAGGTTCAGTGATGATAAGTTTGGTGCGTATAGTATACTTTACAATTTTCCGAGGTTGTTTAGAAGACCAATAAAGTCGCGCGCAAGTGAAATCAGCTGGAATAAGAACATCTTCAAAATCGGACACAGATGGAATAATTTTCCCTAGATTATTGACTGCCAATGAGCCAAGGAGGAACTGCACATTTTGCGGATCAGaatatttctttttctttttgtcgAACTCAACATACACCGGTCTTGAAAGTACGAAATCATTATCTTTCTGCAGTGCTCTATCTTTTGCATCATCGACGTGAGATGGACAGAATACTCTTTTATCATCCAAAAGTACACATCCAATGTTTCGGGCACACGTAAAATGGTAGGTTTCACTACAGTTTTTAGCACAACATCCGACACTAGCACCTTTGATCAAGCATTTTGAGCATTTTATCATTCTTCCTCGGGCTATAGCACTTTGCACATTTTGCAAAGATCCATCAATCTCTTCAAAAACTTCAGCAGACCATAATGCGCAGTTTGCATGAATCCAATCTCCTTGTCCACAGTACAGTAGTCTTTCTTCCATTGACGGATTGCCTTCACCTACGATTTTACACAATACACACATTCTATTGTCGTAGAAATTTGTGTCATCGTAAGAGCAATCCATAAGAGATTTGTAATCAGATTCAATAGATGGAACGGTTTGATCCACATCAACAATCATTTTTGGTGATCCTTTTTCGTCATTTCTATtgattaaatatgtagataagtcTTCATCTTTCGATGTTTCATCATCAATATCGTCTTCAATCTCTAGACTCGGATTGAGACAATTTAATTCACAATTAAACCAGGGAAAACTCTCGGTGAAGACctctatgtatatttctttaatttctggAGACGGTGTTCTCGATATAGATTCTAGCATATCTTTGTTGAAGTCTTTCACAGAAGTGTACTCGTTAGAGTTGACTTTACTTTTTATATCGAGCAAGGACGGACATAATTCAGAATCACTACTGGAACAAGGACATCTATTGAATTGTGAATTGGAGAGCTCACATTTGCCAGACTCATCTTTAACACATATATGACTGGATATATTAGATCTATTCGGCATCACAATAGAGTCTTGCGATGAGCTGCTTCCATCACTATCGTCACAACTAGATTCTTGAGACTGTGAGAAATCTTTCATTTTGACGCAGCAATCCCTAATGTGATACTTTTCCTTCAACTCATCAATTGTACTGACTTTCGTCTGACAAGCACCCATTGATATGCATATTTCTTGATTTTGCAATAGCGATTCCTGCAACTTATGAACCACACCCTTAGCTTTTCCAGATTCGCTATTTGTCGgcgataaaatatcaaaatcagaCACATTTTGGTCAGTTTTATTCGCAACTTCAGTATTATGTGCGTTTTTAGCAAATTCACTGCTGTTTTTATCGAgtaaatttccatttttttcatcgaaaaacaattttctgACAGCGAGTGGTGATGAGCACACACATGGCTTCTTAGCAATTGGTGTACTTTTGTGAGGAGTCAATTTGAGAAGAGCACAAGCACTTTTGTTCTTTGCTAAAGACTTGAGTATGTTTAACAGTTTCCCCCTGAGATACGTGCCAAGCATGTTTCTCCACGGTGCATTTTCTGGCATACATtgcttacatatatattcaacaGAATGTGGTAATGCAGATACTAATTGATATCCTTCTCCACTGAGACCTTCGCAGCGAGCATGTACCCAGCGTGAACACCAGCCACACTCCATCATCtgtaacatataaataaattaaaaaccttACAAATACGTTTACTGGAATAAAGAAGATAAATTTTACCTTGCTGTCGAAATCATTGTCTTGATAACATCCTTGACACAAAGGACAATAGTTACCCTTTTGTCGTAATTTGAAGCAAAGAGAACAAAATGGTAAATTACCAAGGAATTTGGTTACTTTAAAACTGTCACAGCTTTTACACTTCAAACACGCActacaaatctaaaaataaatcattaagtTAATAAATATCAGCATGAATGCATGCATtagggtaaaaaaaaaatagtatacctGTGGCCAATCACTTCGATATTTGGGAGTTCGATTAGCAATTAAACAATCACTGTGAAAATGTCTATGGCATGCTCGGCAAAGAGCTGACGCTATGCTGTTGCCATTTTGACCACATCCAGCGCATTGTACG
The nucleotide sequence above comes from Arctopsyche grandis isolate Sample6627 chromosome 4, ASM5162203v2, whole genome shotgun sequence. Encoded proteins:
- the trx gene encoding histone lysine N-methyltransferase trithorax codes for the protein MARARFPGKPLRASQRRRVRVLSSHLHLHSHSHSHSHSHSLPRSPDPEQQQQQQQVQVETQQQQQPQPPPPEQPHPHPAVQEEKDVDVNANVEITATEGSLEKDSSTSKNADETQVKTRSQQKMQVVKNDSEKSVPVSAPAKKTVTFGSVESCGDTFKSIKKVPLKTHRPLVSIIKKKSAFKSTEHSFHNIVKPAKLTDLGTKTCLDFSSLRAHHNRSPPVKKSAVRFSQVDEEQNLSQSANSCQNSLLGSSDKDSSNRRFVLPSHSAHSSRVIKPNKRFIDNEDGSISLNPSLQNSTTKVLKKPKLILNNQSDVNSSCYDEAYETCDSSANSNDSSDSKGVDISLNHNQKQAKPTSYFDKSLSLFGSASSKALSASFQDTFVNGLKNAHINTKITTAEETETLNNSEPSDTLEKITSEHLKDGNSRRLLQPSRNISETPCTSDQSSSSTASESSESDDSAASSDSEDSDIESKTTTPVEKVQPPSQLVSGKVVLREPRLQLNANNNGVSNGNGGDGPFSSFGGQSSPTPNPPGTVTCGVCGAVRFYRFVRQARKFGIYSCESCRKFISKMLKKLNNSTTATPLQLQCLGGEGNCRVPPIVRSQQWKLLRCAYKARCHACWLKMCIKAFQVPAQLKTSLQMMLPLNMRPNSPKTTSITLPTTNVTPTPLQLNGNASFNSLASTNNEQENNPLLTNKNVKTSKKVAEDKQEVIDKMDTDKLKSKEKLESESSTSNSRKRRHTRIKVRKKDKVDVKQQFDSTKRQKVELKGPRVKHVCRSASIVLGQPLATFPLSDDKNLSDVSDDNMADETEKPVTESKDIPNLASECCTNCESVDKVHSCGEENATDDEANIAIEEMDVVKDDESSDSFDSIVSKDMNKENNPIVIKTNEGVDIDKDENVIKNMDMELTVDTISQKKSSKQILGNLSNIKVSSKHHKYNRRRQSEFICTDFWESYDPDEVCNTGWGLISTSPFTINGVCFLCGSRGKEKLIHCTGCCEMYHPFCVEVTGDTGRVWLCPRCVQCAGCGQNGNSIASALCRACHRHFHSDCLIANRTPKYRSDWPQICSACLKCKSCDSFKVTKFLGNLPFCSLCFKLRQKGNYCPLCQGCYQDNDFDSKMMECGWCSRWVHARCEGLSGEGYQLVSALPHSVEYICKQCMPENAPWRNMLGTYLRGKLLNILKSLAKNKSACALLKLTPHKSTPIAKKPCVCSSPLAVRKLFFDEKNGNLLDKNSSEFAKNAHNTEVANKTDQNVSDFDILSPTNSESGKAKGVVHKLQESLLQNQEICISMGACQTKVSTIDELKEKYHIRDCCVKMKDFSQSQESSCDDSDGSSSSQDSIVMPNRSNISSHICVKDESGKCELSNSQFNRCPCSSSDSELCPSLLDIKSKVNSNEYTSVKDFNKDMLESISRTPSPEIKEIYIEVFTESFPWFNCELNCLNPSLEIEDDIDDETSKDEDLSTYLINRNDEKGSPKMIVDVDQTVPSIESDYKSLMDCSYDDTNFYDNRMCVLCKIVGEGNPSMEERLLYCGQGDWIHANCALWSAEVFEEIDGSLQNVQSAIARGRMIKCSKCLIKGASVGCCAKNCSETYHFTCARNIGCVLLDDKRVFCPSHVDDAKDRALQKDNDFVLSRPVYVEFDKKKKKYSDPQNVQFLLGSLAVNNLGKIIPSVSDFEDVLIPADFTCARLYWSSKQPRKIVKYTIRTKLIITEPSPAYDLGVNITLDHSMKPTTVDRILAEIDSWHKSLETNGHTLMTSKKDKSPIKFGNNANVTLEDYAVKQVVEYMLDYVCKQDPNDDTPEEEPQNTADLLPPELKDAIFEDLNHDLLDGISMQDIFPKLMSYEDLMDMKNEIGEMKSLENSDDNVLKSSEDYPQILHEKLKKGFYLSNINADQQQTSEGKSSSDMLDDIINNQSDIRELKRSKSELMLQGANFKNLAANRNQRSCSLTWSCKLDSALSSTFKRCKLPRPGLITRPDSSGNVVMIVDGTADGSINSSRSKIEELSTEIKSQWQSKFVKDDNSNSTGVSSINELCSSSKTNKPNPPEQVIDFYTKIAPCSPISQLDGADNFSGYSSDSNSSFDTPIHEIEYKPIPQLDGADDISSSSCSEGGSPPRDQNTGIFFRPNIDNNTYTMTISAAGVNVTPVGEMLIRSSLDDNVLRAGNMEQTVKCDRCHCTYRTKDSYNRHLPTCDMMSTSESEGETPKSPESRTLTTLQNAFNPSFVTPTYLNQQNQMYDSSDQYNIAKPALVGTRRTSVNTRQITINGTIVETQSPGPPSPMKSNGHELLNCSQDMANSITIKNPYMQDAPKITLGQGIMSQPQIMVTNLPVNPPRNITPNGLKSGINQNQNNLPYSICVKPNGGLHTIQPSNSTIAHMLPSSGNIQTVFSSNPNQVLTISNPQQNMIQNIQTKTPIMQTFSSIPSNQTISVPFNSLQGLTPSHHNQTINTFVRPSLPMQGTSTILMPSPNVTRITSPGMHQKNQILLPQVNQKSPKKLQQVQPKPIFQATRGRGRTVNKAPSTKRQNKQEKMTGPATISANGTVLQFQNNGTNQPSIFLQQVANPNMMSYVEALQQPHGSYIATITPQGDFKATPAHYISQGGMLPQTFQIQQTESGGLVAVPSGSIPIFLPQNGVGIIPQNSLQSQGMTLSSQGNLQTQGVTPILPQGSIQTQNGATLIPQATIQTQGGATTILPQGTTIQGLTQGNIQSQGTQLLNPTGMQSQGATIVPHNNMNNSQGIIPQPVLQTQGNTIISQQPGTTILPQGTILPQGLQFCNDQVLLGSTPTLEMVTDSSGCMYLTTPQPMYYGLETIVQNTVMSSQQFVSTAMQGVLAQNSSFSATTTQVFQASKIEPIVEMPAGYVVVNNVPQDNIIVSQPNSVNSQPLITTQPLQNGNISIQPNGSVQMQKNPKNINGPNITIQPAMEKQNMPSIHRHGTKTLSIQPNQPIFSISSPQSGNTLSLQGLPRNISVSQGKPGISLQPLQTNIIHPGNMPISVNTSQGNMSSDNITVHINQPMTSNSGITNNVPKMHSSISQFNNSSNMQDNCNVHFQEPNTVHIHQPMNSQNSMRTNISPQCWKPNQNFIPTSSDGNMKNTVLSVDSSENQINIIHKSSASNGSIISNTNTINSSRNFTSTYGQPIYSETSISTKSNQFSGSNINGNNTINMCQSPHSSQTSSMMQNNFTVPSSSSIGNSYLMSTSINQPIQSNNINLQLSNALNKDSGENNILQISNQQMASSDKQINLHQGNCNVHKISTSVPDNSNGSLNNGNIIHLPNNMMNLSLQGGKIYQIPMSNHSVPHMVLNSNPGSNNIQNQINCNLQLNSNLNVSQHNTNISNGQGNVNGLDQISNSQNNNFQSSGNINQINCLNNQNQVNSACDQHQIIGLPNSQHGLNASNQNQMQNHLEHHQVISGNQQVQNPNQIRLGNCNSSNNHIQIINNSNNHPIFSSSNLNLPGNLNNHNNICNSNNRHNANTDHMNVVDSAGHNFNRIANETHMNNPIEKVQMQVNNSNCAQQIPVSNDMMNNQMQLNMNQNVHENPARCDHTISNNNAGQYQINGNQMFLISNSSNNNQMTSGPNVLHGMNNQYNQQMQSTSTDSKNSSRLNTESNNLHDISNKLNIKLTPNKPEMFGSKITTTIGNSNVDISMIPADLTESSKININKPSTPVISISGGNQIGYIHMNPSNNQILGFNNQNRLSLPDNLSSQIQSINQRNQSTPMLTIGQNDITSHNTINPDNRNSASKGNDMPSLTISVNSNSNSHISNINKQINLPQHNIVNNCLNNSVNFSMPVSNMQAFQNLHGSNVSNNSNMNTISLPAQNINNTISLPVQNTSSINLPKAPPHQSGIPTNVVNPIPQYMRPMNRVLPIHRDAQSAKTPRAPKIKIEPPKPSPHSQDMPDLNSKDDEIITNDVDKIARETKAAVDIEQALKKSSILIPETNNVRSESNIQANIIVDTSKTTDPKILNSNVKADILKTSQSKDMPKLLGDKENLAENPIKIPLQKIDISRMSKENSLNNLKSHISSQRKQFRNKSGLENISNLKLAKLPPPGVKIPKDDGPKMVYEISSEDGFNYTSTSLSELWNKVLEAVQSARKQHGLPLLKFGLSNNFSGAHILGLHNNALKHLVEQLPGASRCLKYRTKHGCKTQSSWDSDVGMYENFRESPWGTARAGPALRKSSADMFSWLASPYREPPPPLTISQDDNTVSRRLTSTTLPIAMRFRHLKETSKQSVGVYRSHIHGRGLFCRRDIDAGEMVIEYAGEVIRAALADQRERRYEAARGGRGVTGCYMFRVDDHLVVDATMKGNAARFINHSCDPNCYSKVVDILGHKHILILALRRIYQGEELTYDYKFPFEEVKIPCSCGAKKCRKYLN